The following coding sequences are from one Streptococcus mitis window:
- a CDS encoding CbiQ family ECF transporter T component, whose product MVKVATQTPIISLFLLILSLETSFIPSIALNLSVVAFCILFMLYYRRFKVLAWMILLAILPSLANYWAVQLHGDTSQAVMLGTRAFVTVCIDLVFVSSISLKELLLYLAQKGLSRSWAYALIVVFNSFPLIQQEIKSLKEACLLRGQELHFWSPLIYSKVLMTVFRWRHLYLRALSAHGYDEHAQVENRYRTFYIPQRTIFIYLLFFLLLQTSLFL is encoded by the coding sequence ATGGTCAAAGTAGCAACCCAGACACCGATTATCAGTCTCTTCTTGCTGATTTTATCCTTAGAAACATCTTTCATTCCTTCGATTGCTCTGAATCTTTCGGTAGTCGCATTTTGCATTCTCTTTATGCTCTATTACCGTCGATTTAAAGTATTGGCTTGGATGATTCTGCTCGCCATTTTGCCATCTTTGGCCAACTACTGGGCAGTTCAGTTACATGGAGATACTTCGCAGGCAGTCATGCTTGGAACGAGGGCCTTTGTGACCGTTTGTATTGATCTTGTTTTTGTTTCCTCTATTTCCCTAAAAGAGCTTCTCTTGTACTTGGCTCAAAAGGGGTTATCACGCTCTTGGGCCTATGCCTTGATTGTGGTATTCAATTCCTTTCCCCTTATTCAGCAAGAAATCAAGTCCCTCAAGGAAGCTTGCTTATTACGCGGTCAAGAACTACATTTTTGGTCGCCCTTGATTTACAGTAAGGTTTTGATGACGGTCTTTAGATGGCGCCATCTTTACCTGAGAGCTCTATCGGCGCATGGATATGACGAACATGCACAGGTGGAGAATCGCTATCGGACTTTTTATATTCCTCAAAGGACAATATTCATCTACCTGCTTTTCTTTTTATTGCTTCAAACCAGTCTATTTTTATAA
- the tenA gene encoding thiaminase II, protein MEFTDIAMELSKEAWQASFHHPFVLQLQEGNLDLSIFRYYLIQDAYYLKAFSEAYHLLADKTSNQEMKRLLKQNAQSLVEGELFIRQQFFKELEISNQEMEQHPIAPTCYHYISHIYRQFAEPNLGIAFASLLPCPWLYHDIGKSLNLKPSPNPLYQQWIETYITDELEQQIREEEALVNQLYRESDETDKQKMLEAFHRSVHMEAKFWEMAYQHQTWTSDLQSLEKEKK, encoded by the coding sequence ATGGAATTTACAGATATTGCGATGGAATTATCCAAGGAAGCTTGGCAGGCCTCCTTTCATCATCCCTTTGTATTACAGTTACAAGAGGGAAATTTAGACCTGTCCATCTTTCGCTATTACTTGATTCAGGATGCCTACTATTTGAAGGCCTTCTCAGAAGCCTATCACCTCTTGGCTGATAAGACTTCAAACCAAGAGATGAAAAGACTCTTGAAACAAAATGCTCAGAGTCTAGTGGAAGGTGAGTTATTTATCCGCCAACAATTTTTCAAGGAATTGGAAATCAGCAACCAGGAAATGGAGCAACATCCAATCGCTCCAACCTGCTATCATTATATCTCTCACATTTATCGTCAATTTGCAGAGCCAAACTTGGGCATTGCTTTTGCGAGCTTGCTGCCTTGTCCTTGGCTATATCATGATATAGGCAAATCACTTAATCTTAAACCATCACCAAATCCTCTCTACCAACAATGGATTGAAACTTATATTACGGATGAGTTGGAGCAGCAGATTCGAGAGGAAGAAGCTTTGGTAAATCAGCTCTATCGAGAAAGTGACGAGACGGACAAACAAAAAATGCTAGAGGCCTTCCACAGAAGTGTCCACATGGAAGCCAAGTTTTGGGAGATGGCTTACCAACATCAAACATGGACGAGTGATTTGCAGTCCTTAGAAAAAGAGAAGAAATAG
- the thiW gene encoding energy coupling factor transporter S component ThiW: MRNHQLQVHKLTILSMMIALDVVLTPIFRIEGMAPMSSVVNILAGIMMGPVYALVMATVTAFIRMTTQGIPPLALTGATFGALLAGLFYKYGRKFYFSALGEILGTGIIGSIVSYPVMVLFTGSAAKLSWFIYTPRFFGATLIGTAISFIAFRFLIKQEFFKKVQGYFFGERID; the protein is encoded by the coding sequence ATGAGAAACCACCAACTTCAAGTTCACAAATTAACCATTTTATCCATGATGATTGCCCTTGATGTAGTCCTTACGCCTATCTTTCGGATTGAGGGAATGGCACCGATGTCCAGTGTAGTCAATATTCTAGCAGGAATCATGATGGGACCTGTTTATGCCTTGGTTATGGCTACAGTGACAGCCTTTATCCGTATGACGACTCAAGGGATTCCACCTTTAGCTCTCACAGGAGCGACTTTTGGAGCCCTTCTAGCAGGTCTCTTTTATAAGTATGGTCGAAAATTTTACTTTTCTGCCTTGGGAGAAATTTTGGGAACAGGTATTATTGGTTCTATTGTTTCCTATCCTGTTATGGTACTCTTTACAGGATCAGCTGCTAAGCTTAGCTGGTTTATCTACACTCCTCGATTTTTCGGAGCAACCTTGATTGGTACAGCGATTTCCTTTATTGCCTTTCGATTTTTAATCAAGCAGGAATTCTTTAAAAAAGTGCAGGGATATTTCTTTGGTGAAAGGATAGACTGA
- a CDS encoding hydroxyethylthiazole kinase, producing the protein MQAFTNPFPIGSSSLIHCITNEISCEMLANGILALGCKPVMADDPREVLDFTKQSQALFINLGHLSAEKEKAIRMAASYAAQAGLPMVVDAVGVTASSIRKRLVKDLLDYIPTVLKGNMSEIRSLVGLKHHGVGVDASAKDQETEDLLQVLKDWCQLYPGMSFLVTGPKDLIVSKNQVTVLGNGCAELDWITGTGDLVGALTAVFLSQGKTSFEASCLAVSYLNISAERIVVQGMGLEDFRYQVLNQLSLLKRDENWLDAIKGDVYE; encoded by the coding sequence ATGCAGGCATTTACAAATCCTTTTCCTATAGGCTCTAGTTCCCTCATTCACTGTATTACCAATGAGATTTCTTGTGAGATGTTAGCAAATGGGATTTTGGCTCTGGGATGCAAACCTGTCATGGCAGATGACCCTCGTGAGGTTCTTGATTTTACTAAGCAAAGCCAGGCACTCTTCATCAATTTGGGGCATTTGTCAGCTGAGAAGGAAAAAGCAATCCGTATGGCAGCTTCTTATGCAGCTCAAGCTGGTCTCCCAATGGTAGTAGATGCGGTTGGCGTAACAGCTTCATCCATTCGTAAGAGATTAGTTAAAGACCTTTTAGACTATATACCTACGGTCCTTAAAGGAAACATGTCGGAAATTCGAAGTCTTGTTGGCTTAAAACACCACGGCGTTGGGGTCGATGCGAGTGCTAAAGATCAAGAAACTGAGGATTTACTTCAAGTCTTGAAAGACTGGTGTCAGCTTTATCCAGGTATGTCATTCTTAGTCACAGGCCCCAAGGACCTCATCGTTTCGAAGAATCAGGTCACTGTACTGGGAAATGGCTGTGCAGAATTAGACTGGATAACAGGGACAGGAGACTTGGTTGGAGCCTTGACAGCCGTTTTTCTCAGCCAAGGAAAGACTAGCTTTGAAGCTTCTTGCCTAGCGGTTTCTTATCTCAATATCTCTGCTGAGAGAATAGTTGTTCAAGGAATGGGATTGGAAGATTTTCGTTACCAAGTACTCAATCAGCTTTCGCTCCTCAAAAGAGATGAAAACTGGCTAGATGCTATCAAAGGAGATGTTTATGAATAG
- the thiE gene encoding thiamine phosphate synthase, whose translation MNREALRLYLVTNRYQDSLESFLEKIERACRSGVTIVQLREKNLTTNQYYQLAKEVKEITDAYQVPLIIDDRLDVCLAVDAAGLHIGDDELPVSVARQVLGPDKILGVTAKTVKRALEAEEGGANYLGTGAIFPTTTKENAPITLISTLKTICQRVAIPVVAIGGLTSENIDQLIGTGIAGVAVVRDLMQAEDIEAKTQAFLTKLDDIIF comes from the coding sequence ATGAATAGAGAGGCGCTTAGACTGTATCTGGTAACCAATCGCTACCAAGATTCCTTGGAAAGCTTTCTTGAAAAGATTGAGAGGGCTTGCCGTTCAGGGGTTACCATAGTCCAATTACGAGAAAAAAATCTCACAACCAATCAATATTATCAACTGGCAAAAGAAGTCAAGGAAATAACAGATGCCTATCAGGTACCCCTGATAATCGATGATCGTTTGGATGTTTGTCTTGCGGTTGATGCTGCTGGTCTGCATATCGGAGACGATGAACTACCAGTTTCGGTTGCCCGACAAGTCTTGGGCCCTGACAAAATCCTCGGTGTTACAGCTAAAACTGTAAAAAGAGCTCTCGAGGCAGAAGAAGGAGGGGCGAATTACTTGGGGACAGGAGCCATTTTCCCGACTACGACCAAGGAAAATGCGCCTATCACCCTGATTTCAACCTTGAAGACAATTTGCCAAAGGGTCGCTATTCCAGTAGTTGCTATCGGAGGCTTGACATCAGAGAATATTGACCAACTTATCGGCACTGGCATAGCTGGTGTAGCTGTAGTGCGTGATTTGATGCAGGCAGAAGATATAGAGGCAAAAACTCAAGCCTTTTTGACAAAGTTGGATGACATTATTTTCTAA
- the thiD gene encoding bifunctional hydroxymethylpyrimidine kinase/phosphomethylpyrimidine kinase: MTYLPVALTIAGTDPSGGAGIMADLKSFQARDVYGMAVVTSLVAQNTRGVQLIEHVSPQMLKVQLESVFSDIPPQAVKTGMLATTEIMEIIQPYLKNLDCPYVLDPVMVATSGDTLIDSSARDYLKTNLLPLATIITPNLPEAEEIVGFSIHDPEDMQRAGRLILKEFGPQSVVIKGGHLEGGAKDFLFTKDDQFIWESPRIQTCHTHGTGCTFAAVITAELAKGKTLYQAVNKAKAFITKAIQDAPQLGHGSGPVNHTSFKD; encoded by the coding sequence ATGACTTATTTACCCGTTGCTTTGACCATTGCAGGGACTGACCCTAGTGGTGGTGCTGGCATTATGGCTGATTTAAAGTCGTTCCAAGCTAGAGATGTCTATGGAATGGCCGTTGTGACCAGTCTTGTCGCTCAAAATACCAGAGGTGTTCAATTAATCGAGCACGTTTCTCCTCAAATGTTGAAAGTCCAATTGGAGAGTGTCTTTTCGGATATTCCACCTCAGGCTGTAAAAACTGGAATGTTGGCAACTACTGAAATCATGGAAATCATCCAGCCCTATCTTAAAAATCTGGATTGTCCCTACGTCCTTGATCCTGTTATGGTCGCTACTAGTGGAGACACTCTGATTGATTCCAGTGCTAGAGACTACCTAAAAACAAATCTGCTTCCCCTTGCAACCATTATCACTCCGAATCTTCCTGAGGCAGAAGAGATTGTTGGTTTTTCAATCCATGATCCTGAAGACATGCAGCGTGCTGGTCGCCTGATTTTAAAAGAATTTGGTCCTCAGTCTGTGGTAATCAAAGGTGGGCATCTCGAAGGCGGTGCTAAGGATTTCCTCTTTACCAAGGATGACCAATTTATCTGGGAAAGTCCACGAATTCAAACCTGTCATACACATGGTACTGGATGTACCTTTGCTGCAGTGATTACTGCTGAACTAGCCAAGGGGAAAACCCTCTATCAAGCAGTCAATAAAGCCAAGGCCTTTATCACGAAAGCCATCCAAGACGCCCCTCAACTCGGTCATGGTTCTGGCCCAGTCAACCATACAAGCTTTAAAGATTAA
- a CDS encoding CopY/TcrY family copper transport repressor → MQISDAEWQVMKIIWMQGEQTSTDLIKVLAERFDWSRSTIQTLLARLVEKECLTRKKEGKFFVYSALLTLDQSRDLLVQDIKDKVCSRRIKNLLADLIAECDFTQADLEDLEAVISEKKSSAVTEVKCNCM, encoded by the coding sequence ATGCAGATTTCAGATGCAGAATGGCAGGTCATGAAGATTATTTGGATGCAAGGGGAACAGACCAGTACGGATTTAATCAAGGTTCTAGCGGAGCGGTTCGACTGGTCCAGGTCAACCATTCAAACTCTTTTGGCTCGTTTGGTTGAGAAAGAGTGTCTGACAAGGAAAAAAGAAGGCAAGTTCTTTGTCTATTCAGCCCTTTTAACTTTGGACCAAAGTCGGGATTTACTTGTCCAAGATATCAAGGACAAGGTTTGTTCTCGTAGGATTAAGAACTTGTTAGCTGATTTGATTGCTGAATGTGATTTTACTCAGGCTGACTTGGAAGACTTGGAAGCTGTGATTTCTGAGAAGAAATCAAGCGCTGTAACAGAAGTAAAATGTAATTGTATGTAA